In the Brassica napus cultivar Da-Ae chromosome A7, Da-Ae, whole genome shotgun sequence genome, one interval contains:
- the LOC106355351 gene encoding uncharacterized protein LOC106355351, with product MAAKPLLISGLRKTIGTGRDTRVWSEPWVPDEMARPPSPADHIVYKLPQLLVQSFIRNDTKEWDTQLLREFFHPDDIPLILGLKPSRSHFPDGYVWNHTKSGVYSVKTGYDLLQSIKLNLSHEDVIEPSITGLQSHVWKLKAPSKMKHFLWQAITGCVATARNDKLFNGKDVSPIDTLRHATLEAECWRKANEQEEANEDQDVPHASEIETVPPWMPQIPTCQIDAS from the exons ATGGCAGCAAAACCTCTACTCATATCGGGTCTACGGAAGACAATTGGTACGGGTCGAGACACGAGGGTTTGGAGTGAGCCTTGGGTTCCAGATGAAATGGCTCGACCACCTAGTCCTGCTGACCACATTGTATACAAACTACCCCAACTTCTTGTTCAGTCTTTTATTAGGAATGATACCAAGGAATGGGATACACAGCTTTTACGGGAGTTCTTTCACCCGGATGATATTCCTTTGATACTTGGGCTAAAACCCTCTCGCTCTCATTTTCCGGATGGATATGTTTGGAATCACACAAAATCAGGAGTGTATTCTGTTAAGACTGGTTATGACCTTCTCCAATCGATCAAGTTGAATCTTTCACATGAAGACGTTATAGAGCCAAGTATCACAGGTCTACAGAGCCATGTGTGGAAGCTAAAGGCCCCGAGCAAGATGAAACATTTTTTGTGGCAGGCTATCACGGGATGTGTGGCGACG gcgaGGAACGACAAACTCTTCAATGGGAAAGACGTATCCCCAATCGACACTCTACGACACGCGACTCTTGAGGCAGAATGTTGGAGAAAAGCCAACGAGCAGGAGGAAGCAAATGAGGATCAAGACGTTCCCCATGCTTCGGAGATTGAGACAGTGCCCCCTTGGATGCCCCAAATCCCTACCTGCCAAATTGATGCATCATAG
- the LOC106396457 gene encoding transcription factor LHW has protein sequence MGVLLREALRSICVNNQWSYAVFWKIGCQNSSLLIWEECYDETSPSGNENVQLLTNRMMLNNRIILVGEGLVGRAAFTGHHQWILADSFNRGGVHPPEVINEMLLQFSAGIQTVAVVPVVPHGVVQLGSSFPIMENLGFVNEVKGLILQLGCVPGALLSESYTTYEPPAADFIGVPVSGLIMPSQGHKILHSSAFFNSTSSSYHQTYEEASCNLVDEHLKQGGWQTPDAWLNQNLSCMSNVVQCEDSSSKRSDDLFDMLGLDDDRNRGWGMRTEQLTRELSDFGIIQETDHLLDAVVSGARSSSSTKQISSDETSESCKTTMTKVSNSSVTTTPSHSSPQGGLYNEKKPVGPPPSSSALYGSQISSWVEQAHSLKREGTPKVNETAKPAASNRKRLKPGENPRPRPKDRQMIQDRVKELREIIPNGAKCSIDALLERTIKHMLFLQNVSQHADKVKQTEGESKIMKEEGGGATWAFEVGSKSLMCPIVVEDITPPRIFQVEMLCEQRGFFLEIADWIRSLGLTILKGVIETRVDKIWARFTVEASRDVTRMEIFMQLMNILEQTMKCGGGNSKAILDGIKATMPITNNTLPVTTGGCSM, from the exons ATGGGTGTTTTGCTAAGAGAAGCGTTGAGGTCTATTTGCGTTAATAATCAATGGTCTTATGCTGTTTTCTGGAAAATCGGCTGCCAAAACTCAAG CTTGTTGATTTGGGAGGAATGCTACGACGAAACCTCACCTTCTGGAAATGAGAATGTTCAGTTGCTTACAAACAGAATGATGTTGAACAATCGGATCATTTTGGTAGGAGAAGGGTTAGTTGGCCGAGCTGCATTTACAGGACACCATCAATGGATCCTAGCAGATAGTTTCAACCGGGGTGGTGTTCATCCACCTGAGGTTATTAATGAGATGCTTCTCCAATTCTCTGCTGGTATTCAGACCGTCGCAGTTGTCCCAGTTGTTCCTCATGGTGTTGTTCAACTCGGTTCTTCCTTTCCT ATTATGGAGAACTTGGGGTTTGTGAATGAGGTGAAGGGTCTTATCCTGCAACTTGGATGTGTCCCTGGAGCTCTTTTGTCTGAGAGTTACACAACATATGAACCACCTGCTGCTGATTTTATTGGAGTCCCCGTCTCCGGGCTAATAATGCCCTCTCAAGGACACAAGATCCTCCACTCTTCAGCTTTTTTCAACTCTACTTCTTCATCATATCATCAAACGTATGAAGAAGCTTCCTGTAATCTTGTGGATGAACATCTCAAGCAAGGAGGATGGCAGACTCCAGATGCTTGGCTGAATCAAAACTTGTCTTGTATGTCTAATGTGGTCCAATGTGAAGACTCCAGCTCTAAACGAAGTGATGACTTGTTTGATATGTTGGGTCTGGATGATGATAGGAACAGAGGTTGGGGGATGAGAACAGAACAGCTCACTAGGGAGTTATCAGACTTTGGGATCATTCAAGAAACAGATCATCTCTTGGATGCTGTGGTCTCAGGTGCTCGTTCCTCCTCCAGCACAAAGCAGATCTCATCAGATGAGACCTCCGAGTCCTGCAAAACCACAATGACCAAAGTTAGTAACTCATCCGTTACCACCACACCATCTCACAGCAGCCCTCAAGGAGGTTTATATAATGAGAAGAAACCTGTTGGGCCTCCCCCATCGTCGTCGGCGCTTTACGGGTCTCAGATCAGTTCTTGGGTTGAACAAGCTCACAGCTTAAAGCGTGAGGGCACTCCAAAGGTGAATGAAACTGCAAAACCGGCTGCTAGTAACCGTAAGAGGCTTAAACCAGGAGAGAACCCAAGACCAAGGCCTAAAGATCGCCAAATGATTCAAGATCGTGTCAAGGAGTTGCGTGAAATCATACCAAACGGTGCTAAA TGTAGCATAGATGCGCTTCTTGAACGTACAATCAAGCACATGCTCTTCTTACAAAACGTCTCGCAGCATGCTGATAAGGTGAAACAAACCGAGGGGGAGTCTAAGATTATGAAGGAGGAAGGAGGAGGAGCGACATGGGCTTTCGAAGTAGGGTCAAAGTCTCTTATGTGTCCCATTGTAGTAGAAGATATAACCCCTCCTCGCATCTTCCAAGTTGAG ATGTTATGTGAACAACGAGGATTCTTTCTAGAGATCGCTGATTGGATCAGAAGCTTAGGACTCACCATCTTGAAGGGTGTCATTGAAACTCGAGTTGACAAGATTTGGGCTCGCTTCACTGTTGAG gcGAGTCGAGATGTGACGAGGATGGAGATATTCATGCAACTAATGAATATTTTGGAGCAGACGATGAAATGTGGAGGAGGAAACTCTAAGGCTATTTTGGATGGGATCAAAGCTACAATGCCCATTACCAACAACACCTTACCGGTTACTACTGGTGGCTGTTCAATGTAA